One window from the genome of Canis lupus dingo isolate Sandy chromosome 15, ASM325472v2, whole genome shotgun sequence encodes:
- the LOC112642531 gene encoding cytochrome P450 4A6 yields the protein MSVSVLSLTRPLDTVSGLLQLASLLGLALLLLKAAQLYQHRQWLLKAVQQFPSPPSHWFFGHKQEFQTGQELQVFQKWTEKYPCACPRWLWGSRVSLVVYDPDYMKMILGRSDPKAGGSYTFITPWIGYGLLLLHGETWFQHRRMLTPAFHYDILKPYVRLMADSVQVMLDKWEELLTQNSHLEIFEHVSLMTLDTIMKCAFSYQGNHQADRNSQAYIQAIRDMNNLVFARVRNVFYQKDIFYGLTSEGRRNHKARQIAHQHTDRVIKLRKAQLQDEGELEKVRNKRHLDFLDILLFAKMENGKGLSDKDLRAEVDTFMFEGHDTTASGISWILYALATHPEHQQRCREEIQSLLGDGASITWEHLDQMPYTTMCIKEALRLYPPVPGVGRELSKPITFPDGRSLPKGFLVSLSFYALHHNPNVWPNPEVFDPSRFAPDASRHSHAFLPFSGGSRNCIGKHFAMNELKVAVALTLLRFELAPDPFKIPVPTPRIVLMSKNGIHLHLRKLL from the exons ATGAGTGTCTCTGTACTGAGCCTCACCAGACCCCTGGACACTGTGTCTGGGCTCCTGCAGCTGGCCTCCCTGCTaggcctggctctgctgctgctcAAGGCAGCACAACTCTACCAGCACAGGCAGTGGCTGCTGAAAGCTGTCCAGCAGTTCCCGTCCCCTCCTTCCCACTGGTTCTTCGGGCACAAGCAGGAG TTCCAAACGGGTCAGGAGCTGCAAGTGTTTCAGAAATGGACAGAGAAATACCCTTGTGCCTGTCCTCGTTGGCTATGGGGAAGCAGAGTTAGCCTCGTAGTCTATGACCCAGACTACATGAAGATGATCCTGGGGCGATCAG ACCCAAAAGCTGGTGGTTCCTACACATTCATCACTCCCTGGATAG GGTATGGTTTGCTCCTGCTGCATGGAGAGACATGGTTCCAGCACCGGCGGATGCTGACCCCAGCCTTCCACTATGACATCCTGAAGCCTTACGTGAGACTCATGGCTGACTCTGTCCAAGTGATGCTG GACAAGTGGGAGGAACTCCTCACCCAGAACTCACATCTAGAGATCTTTGAACACGTCTCCTTGATGACCTTGGACACCATTATGAAGTGTGCCTTCAGCTACCAGGGCAACCACCAGGCAGACAG GAACTCCCAGGCCTACATTCAGGCCATTCGAGATATGAACAACCTGGTGTTTGCCCGGGTGAGGAATGTTTTCTACCAGAAAGACATCTTCTACGGGCTGACCTCTGAAGGCCGCAGGAACCACAAGGCCCGCCAGATTGCCCATCAACACACAG ACCGAGTGATCAAGCTGAGGAAGGCTCAGCTACAGGACGAGGGAGAGCTGGAGAAGGTCAGGAACAAGAGGCACTTGGACTTCCTGGACATCCTCCTCTTTGCCAAA ATGGAGAATGGGAAGGGCTTGTCTGACAAGGACCTCCGTGCAGAAGTGGACACGTTCATGTTTGAGGGGCATGACACCACAGCGAGTGGCATCTCCTGGATCCTCTATGCTCTGGCCACACACCCCGAGCATCAGCAGAGATGCCGGGAGGAGATCCAGAGCCTTCTGGGAGATGGTGCCTCCATCACCTG GGAGCACCTGGACCAGATGCCCTACACCACCATGTGCATCAAGGAGGCATTGCGACTCTATCCACCAGTTCCAGGTGTTGGCAGAGAGCTCAGCAAGCCCATCACCTTCCCTGATGGACGCTCCTTGCCCAAAG GATTCTTAGTCTCGCTCTCCTTTTATGCTCTTCACCACAACCCGAATGTGTGGCCAAACCCAGAG GTGTTCGACCCTTCCCGCTTTGCACCAGATGCCTCTCGACACAGCCATGCTTTCCTGCCCTTCTCAGGAGGATCAAG GAACTGCATCGGGAAGCACTTTGCCATGAACGAGTTGAAGGTGGCGGTGGCCCTGACCCTGCTCCGCTTTGAGCTGGCTCCAGATCCCTTCAAGATCCCTGTTCCAACTCCAAGAATTGTATTGATGTCCAAGAATGGGATCCACCTGCATCTCAGGAAGCTCCTCTAA